In Malus sylvestris chromosome 2, drMalSylv7.2, whole genome shotgun sequence, the genomic stretch TGATATAATTGAGTTGCACGATTGTTAAAGCAAGAATTAGTGATGGATGCATTAAAGATCTGATGAGATTGTGTTCTTAAAGTCAGTTCTAAGTTCTTGGGCAATTTATGTGTCTTAAAATTGATATAGTGTGCACATACCAATGGAAATTGCTTTCTCCAAGCACTCGTAAGTAGATTTGACTAGCCGTTGAGACTCTTCATCAACATTTCCCACAAAGTACGTTTCATTTAGATCACCTGCATTATGAGTTTGGCAGTTCAAGAATAGAACGTTCGTTGTCTAAATTGAACTACATGTTTAGATGTCTAGAATACAAATTACCATGGACGCCTTTGTAATACACAGTCACATCAACATTGACGATATCACCATCCTCTAATTTCCTATAGCAAAAGTTTCATATTCAGATGCAATATAAAAGAGGTCACAATGCTAGAAACTGAGGGCTTTTAACTATTCTGAAGTAGACATGAAGTTCAAGTTCGGAACCAAATAAAagacaaaattaaaaagaaagaaaaagtgcTGGCTAAAAGTGTTAGCGGTTAACCAAATACATTAAGCATTTTCTAAGGTTATGTACCCCCAATACAAAGCAATACAAACTTATGACAGTCCATCAAGTGACCCAAGTGTTGTTCCATAATAACAATATTTCAGAACCCAAAACTGAACTGGCCAGAAACAAAACTACAAtatacaacaataaaaaaaacatttaaaattacATTGGCAGCTTACCAATAAAATGTTTTTAAGAAAAAGCTAGACATGTTACATGTATACAAATAGTAACAGTACATCCATATTCCATTTCCATCCTATcctccaaataaaaacaaaaatctcaaacGCAAACCTGGCATCAGGAATCCCATGGCAAATTACTTCATTGACTGACCTgcaatgaagaaagagaacaagACACGATTGCAAGGTCAGTACCACAGTCTGAAGAAactttacaaaaaaatatacTCAAAAAGTACCTACGTGCAGCAAGACTTGgggaaaaaattataatttagggGAGATGGATATCCACCTGCATTGCGTTAAAAGTAAAACATCATTATACCCACAATTTCCTTTCTGAACAATGTAAACATGCATACACTGACATGGTAACTGAAAtgctaaataaaataaaaatccccTTTTGTACCAGCAGCTATAGTAGCCTCATGGACCACCTGATCAATTTCATCCGTTGTGATACCAGGCCGTATTACAGAAGCAGCTGCATCCAAAACCTCCCTCGCAATCTAACAAAACAAGTATGACGAGAACATCAGACTATCGGTAAATTAAAAGTTACACGTAATAGCAAgattaattaaaactaaacagagaAAATCCTTCTTGAAAATATTCAACACTGTATGATAACATTGTCTCACATTCAGATAAATAGCATCATGTTAATTTTTTGCAGTGCTCAAAACATACAACAGATATTACATATGAAAATggtagcaacaacaacaacaacaacaacaaagccttttcccactaagtggggtcggctatatgaatcctagaacgccattgcgctcagttttgtgtcatgtcctccattagatccaagtactctaagtcttttcttagggtctcttccaaagttttcctaggtcttcctctaccccttcggccctgaacctctgtcccgtagtcacatcttcgaaccggagcgtcagtaggccttctttgcacatgtccaaaccaccgtaaccgattctctcctctttccttcaattttggctattcctactttacctcggatatcctcattcctaatcttatcctttctcgtatgcccacacatccaacgaagcatcctcatctccactacacctacatgttaatgcttcaccgcccaacattctgtgccatacagcatcgccggccttattgctgtcctataaaattttcccttgagcttcaatagcctacgacggtcacacaacacgccggatgcactcttccacttcatccatccagcttgtattctataggtgagatctccatcaaattctccgttcttttgcaagatagatcctaggtagcgaaaacggtcgctctttggtatttcctaatctccgatcctcacccctaactcattttggcatccgtttgcactgaacttgcactccatatattctgtctttgatcggcttaggcgaagacctttagattccaacacttctctccaaaggttaagcttcgcgtttaccccttcctgcgtttcatctatcaacactatatcgtttgcgaaaaacatacaccaaagaatatcatcttaaatattaagtttgtgatcttcgctagattgctccggtcattagtgtggaatATGAAAATGGTAGCAAGAAAAGCTAAAATGCTTCATTAGCACAAAATTAAGGGGacaaaaagaaagaagcaattggaacTTACCCGACAAGTTTCTCGCATTCTCTCAATTTGATCCACTGTCTTGATCTTCAAAACGAATATATCATTCACAATTTACCAAATCAGAAAATCAATAGAATATAAAGGAAAGTACAATTTTAAAAGGAGGGACGTGACTCAGTAACACATAGATCTACTCCTTATGTATGACTTACAAGGGTTTCAAGTAAATGCTTACCTCGACAACATGCTGCAGATCACTATTGGGCTCAACTTTTGGAATCCcctacaatatttttttataagagGTCAACACTATAACAGACAGAAATTACAACAATATGTAGCACCATATCTACTCAAATTGGCTATTTAAAGTACAAGTAGATCAACTTACATCAGCTGCCCAGTCAGGTAGATCAATGTGAGCAGGTACGATACGCTTACTAGATATAGGATACGGCCTCAGTGCCCTGCACAAGACAGGAATGAACAACAGCTTCAACAAAGAAATCCAAATACATGTGTACAAGACTCTGAAAtgagttaaaacttaaaactgaGTAAACTGACACAAAACTTTGTTTCATCCAATGTCATCAGTAATTAACATGATACAAAATtttccaatcataaaacaaacaaTGGCAAGCATCAGAACCATAAAGCCTATGAATCTGACAACAATTAACATTAATGAAGGggcaaacaaaaataataaaaccatACCCAGTCCAATCAAAATAGGGAAGCTTAGCTGTTCGAGTTTGTCCTTTCTTCAAGCAATATAGCCAGCCTTCATTATCTGGAGTATCTGTCCCAGATTCGGACGACTTGGCTTTTAGATGCACGGGTTTATGAAAGTTCCAAGAAGCCTTAAAACACTCCTGAGTGCTGTTAAGAGATGCAAAATTTCCTCAAATATGAACTGATAAATCAGTTTCAAGCTTCTATTGACATATCCAATCTAATGCGTAAAATTTCAGTGTCCATGTCTCCAAACTCCTTAATGAGGTTAAACACTTGAAATGCTCGACCACTGACTATCACAACATACAACCAAAATTTCCACTAAAATTGTATCTAAATTGGATTACCATTTATACAAAAGAATGAGGTTGTTACAAACCAGAAAGCAGCAGCTTCACGAGGGAGCTTTAATTGCACACATTTTGGACACCTGCatacaaaaaataaagtttAACTCAAGAACGTAATAAATCACCCACAAAaagtaccaatttttttgtttaataatcAAAGCAATTACACAATTAGAACCACAAAGATTTTAGCTTTATCAATAGAAATGGAAACTCTCCACTCCCTCGAActttccaaattttttaaaacaacatattcacattttccatacAAAACTTGTTACTGTAGTGGCAGAAAGCAATTATGCCTATGCACCTGGTGAGGGTTCGATTCCCACTGATTCCCCTTCTCCCTAACAACTATCTTGCCCCCTAACGCTATCGCTCTCCTAAGAACCCAAAATTTGTTATCAGTCTTTGACCCACCAGAAAAACAAGAATACTAAAAAATTCACTTTTTTACATAAACTAACAGAATACAGGAGGAAGTAGCTGAAATTGAAAAGTTGGAAGCGAAATTTTTCCATACTGAAGATGGGCAGGCTTGCCGCAACTGGCACAGGACAAACTAGCTGGTTCGGCGACACCTGAACCACCTGCCATATCGCATTCGATGGTTACAGCAATGACCTCGCGAAAGATTACCGGAGAGGTCAATTGCTCGGTTATTCGGTATCAGAATGGTCACAGAGAGATGAAGACGGTCAGCAAGGGCTAGGGTTATACTTGAGAGGGGAATTTCTGTATTTATACTTTTTTCTAATAAGTTATTTTGCTGTCATTAGCCCTCGGAAAAAACATCGTGTACccatatttaaaatttttgaaatgcaaagagttttttttttttttttttttgtagggttTCGTCGAACTTTCCttcttttagtgtaaaatatattatttgaCACACTCTGACCTGATATATTTACTTGGATTTCGagtcgagttgtgctggccgacaccaggAGGGTGCCGAagtcataaagtgtagtgatgtggaaaatatgagtaaatttaaacctaaaaatgcataaatacaagagtgcgcatgtgagcagaaatgaacccatttcacacatgatgtcagagcataagtaaagtacagtaaaagtAGGATGaaaattataccatcgaagatAATCTCCAATATCAAGATTTGTCAAGAATCCTCGTCAACACAAAAGCTCTGCCACTAAAACTTggaagggcgaaaaacaaaggtgagtgagCCTAAagataaagttttgtaaaaactttttcgaaaacataataacccctcgccgtaaaacaagtatagtttccaaagtATATACACtacatatagtatgaaaatgCTTACTGTAGTtgcaatatctcaagaattcaatacgTCACATATTTTGTAAATAAGCATTTAACGTCTGGTAATCAATAATATCGCATaaacaaacatatcatatcgagtACTCATCGATATATGTTGACACACAagttcatgcagaggtattctgacatgaacatacCTGAGTTtaataatgatttacgctctagtactacaatcatgtgAATATTGACGTTatgcgcatcacatacgagtcctaattgcctgtAGCAATTAGGACATGATTGGCACCTACAACGGATCCAAAGTGAGGGtgcggtgcgatgtgaacatacacgtgaagcctTACCTTGGCCCAGGCGTGTGTAGCACATGATGAGCAGATGACGTGAATATGGTCATGCCACAGAAACTCAATAGTTCTAATCATTATATTCATGgtcataaatataattaaagcaTCCCGTAATAGTACATATACCTATGCATCCTGTAGGATTTataataatttcataaatctcaacaatacgacatttcttataaacattaatttaattatgcGCTGTCACATCCATTTGAGCTAGGAAAACCGGAGTCTCTAATAGTAATCACACATAAGCATAATATTGAGAACCACTAGTAAAGTTCAATTAAAACgattaaatttgggaaaacagagcACGGATTTGAAATTAGGGCATCAAAATACGCTAAGAAGGTCCATGACAAATTTTGTAATAAGTCAAACGAACTGCCCCGGTTGTCTACTACATTCAAATTTcagaatttcactaaatggatgtaaaaaaggGACTCGAGACATCGAAATTTGTCTAGAATGGTCTtcgagaaaattttgaaaaagtctACACAAAGAATATTCTAGAGAATAGTTCAGGGAATATTCTAAGAATATTTTAGAAATATTCCAAGTATATTTCAGAGAATATTCCAGATCTATTTCGGAAATGGGCCGGGCCGGATCCCAGGTTCGAATCCGGATTCGAGTTTGggcctttctctttttctttttttttttttttttttttttttgtattgggTCGGATCGAACCTGATTAGGCTTGCACTTGCCGAACCCAATGAAGAAGAAGGTtggattttgaaaattttggtcGGAAAAATTCCAGGGCTCCGATTAGCTTCAAAACTCAACAAAAACTCACCATTTAAATACCAAAATGGAGCTAGGAGGATAGGGAATCGAGTTATATCATTTTGGTTCTTAGCAGTGGACGGAAAAAGCCTGCAACTTGAGTCCCTCGCCGAAAACTAGAAAATAATTTCCTAAGGAGAATCGTTGTGTCTAACGTTTACAAAACAACACGAAATTGTGATTTAGGACCACCCACGTCAGTTTCGAGGCTTACCTTGAACAGATAGAGTTCACCACGAACCCATCGGGGACGACGATGAACAGTGGTCTAACCATTGTCAAGATTCCATGGTCGTGGCTTGGGTTTGAGATGGGGAAGGTCATATGATGGCATAGGTTCATGGGAAAGAGTAGAACTCAATGCTGTCATCAGAGCTGCGAGTTGGCGACAATGTGCCTCGGCACCGGTGGttgcagagagagaagagagagttagAGGTGGAAGAGAAAGCCAGAAGAGacaagagggaggagagagagatccaAATATTTTAGGGATGAGTGACACATGGCAAGAGATGAAAGGAGAGTTTGTGTTGGTGTGGGTCCCACGAgctagaaaaattataaaaaatttaaaatatctggccataaaatattaaaataataaaatactcaaaattcaaatttcatatGACACTCTCAAGTTCTGTAGCTCCGTAAAATCCTCATTGTAACTGCAAATTCGATTCTACTTATGCATACGCGTTCGTACCGTCGAGTACTTCGAGATGATAAAATAATAGCTCATATGCGTTACGAAATGACGGTCAATGAAAGTTAACAATCTCTTCTCTAGGGGCATTTTGGtcaattcaaacatttaaaattaataaaatcgtaagATTAGGGAAGGGCTGTTACattgttgtactaaaaaaaatgctATATTTTATGTATTGATATTATATTGAGTCGTAAAAAATTAAGTGAGTGAAACTACTCGTCAAAACTAGATGATTTAGAAACCTAATTTCTCACAAGAAAAATCTAATAATAAATTATACAGTTACATTTGTCAAATAAAACATCCATAATCTAAACCAAAGTCTCCCCATTTATAGTAAGAGTTGGAATTAATATGTGAAATGAAACATAATTGTCAATggtaataattaataaacaagcGATTTCCAAATAGGTGAACGCaaaccaaattaattaattgcaTTGTGATTTTGCTTACACTTAAAAACAAACTAAACCTAACTTGTTCATATTGGTCTAATTTGGTTGGCTTTGAGTAGTTAAAACGATTTTTTGTCCACCCCTAATTTCTATGGCACTTttaaaaattcatataaaataaacGGCAATGTTAGAGAAATTATATTTCGTAGACTAcgtttaaattattttttgagaAAGGTAAGGTCTATAATACAAGTAAGTTTCACCATCTATAGAATGTGGCCACCTTAAAATTTTCCTAAAGTAAACCGCGAAAGTAGTTTTGTAATAAGATTACACAACTACTAATCTCATATGTAGCCCTTTATTAAATTTTGGCCATAATATTAAAGCCATCTGTATTAATTATTGTCAATATTTGGTGTGTGGCTCCAAGCCTCCGACTATATATATCCTTATATTCTAGGCCAGAATGGCCCATCGGAGGCtggtgtggagcaaaaaataattcaaaaaatcATGGAGGCGACATGTGGACTATTAGGTGAAAAAGACGAGAATAttctcgaggcataccgggatttcCACGCGCATGCAACGAACAATAACGGcacaatcaaggaagagtcaaaggtgatcaatatGGAACTTATTTTATATTCCTCTCATCACTCCTTATCAATCCCTTATTGATTCTAtccaaaaggtaactcccaaactTCCTATTTAAATTAGAAATAATTGtcatgttaattgcaagatattatttcacataatatcttgcaattataaCCCAAATACACCATAAAGGGCCAACCATTACTCACCTTTAGGGTTGGCCACTCTACTATAAATACCCCTTTTATCCCACTAAAATGCTAAaccatttgctacccacaaactcctaaatacattcttttcagaattctaactttggcatcggagattcttcagtcaaagccccccattcattgtGGTGCATGAGGCTTTTGGCCATAATCAAAGGTGTTACTATTTTGCATGTGCATTTTCGTTAAAGGAAGAAATAGCGGAAATTTGCATGTTGatggcgcatccaactacaagggCTTAGGAGCAGGCGTGGTCGTCATCACCCCAAACGATTTGATGCTCAGGCAAGCGATCACTTTAGGCTTCAAGGCATCCAACAACAAAGTAGAGTATGAAGCCCAACTAGCAGGCATTTGAATGGCGAAAGACTTGGCTATGAAAAGCTCGCAATTTATTCTTATTCTcaactaatcaccagccagactaccGGGGAATACCGAGGATGGCGTAGTATCTAGAGAATGTGTGAAAGTAGCTTGAGGTATTTTAGACTTACACCCTTACTTAAGTTCTTCGGGTAAACAACGCCCATGCGGATGCACTAGGTGGCATACGCTTCGCCATTGACCTTTAACTCAAACGATCTAATATGGTGGAGTATCTGGAAAAACCAAGCATAGAGACAAAGCCAACAGCCGAGATGTCATAGGTTAGTACAACTCTGAAATGGCAAGATCCTATCATAGACTACTTAGTCAATGGAACACTCCCCGTAGATAGATTGGAGTCCAGAAAACTCTAGATGAAGATAGCACGCGACTATATGTGGAACAACATTATTGTTCAAATATCTTACACCAAACCACATTTTCGCTGCCTAGCACCTTCTGACGACCTGAAGGTTC encodes the following:
- the LOC126599824 gene encoding methionine aminopeptidase 1A-like; its protein translation is MAGGSGVAEPASLSCASCGKPAHLQCPKCVQLKLPREAAAFCTQECFKASWNFHKPVHLKAKSSESGTDTPDNEGWLYCLKKGQTRTAKLPYFDWTGALRPYPISSKRIVPAHIDLPDWAADGIPKVEPNSDLQHVVEIKTVDQIERMRETCRIAREVLDAAASVIRPGITTDEIDQVVHEATIAAGGYPSPLNYNFFPKSCCTSVNEVICHGIPDARKLEDGDIVNVDVTVYYKGVHGDLNETYFVGNVDEESQRLVKSTYECLEKAISIVKPGMRFREVGEVINRHATMSGFSVVKSYCGHGIGELFHCAPNIPHYGRNKAVGVMKAGQTFSIEPMINAGVWRDRMWPDAWTAVTSDGKRSAQFEHTLLVTETGVEVLTARLPSSPKVFPWLNV